The following proteins are encoded in a genomic region of Lemur catta isolate mLemCat1 chromosome 10, mLemCat1.pri, whole genome shotgun sequence:
- the NR4A3 gene encoding nuclear receptor subfamily 4 group A member 3 yields MPCVQAQYSPSPPGSSYAAQTYGSEYTTEIMNPPDYTKLTMDLGSTEITATATTSLPSFSTFMEGYSSSYELKPSCLYQMQPSGPRPLIKMEEGRAHGYHHHHHHHHHHHHHHQQQQQQQQQQQQPAIPTRSGPEDEVLPSTSMYFKQSPPSTPTTPGFPPQAGALWDDALPSAPGCIAPGPLLDPPMKAVPTVAGTRFPVFHFKPSPPHPPAPSPAGGHHLGYDPTAAAALSLPLGAAAAAGSQAAALEGHPYGLPLAKRAAALAFPPLGLTASPTASSLLGESPSLPSPPNRSSSSGEGTCAVCGDNAACQHYGVRTCEGCKGFFKRTVQKNAKYVCLANKNCPVDKRRRNRCQYCRFQKCLSVGMVKEVVRTDSLKGRRGRLPSKPKSPLQQEPSQPSPPSPPICMMNALVRALTDSTPRDLDYSRYCPTDQATTGTDAEHVQQFYNLLTDSVDVSRSWAEKIPGFTDLPKEDQALLIESAFLELFVLRLSIRSNTAEDKFVFCNGLVLHRLQCLRGFGEWLDSIKDFSLNLQSLNLDIQALACLSALSMITERHGLKEPKKVEELCNKITSSLKDHQNKGQALEPTEPKVLGALVELKKISTLGLQRIFYLKLEDLVPPPMIIEKLFQDTLPF; encoded by the exons ATGCCCTGCGTGCAAGCCCAATATAGCCCTTCGCCTCCAGGTTCCAGTTATGCAGCGCAGACATACGGCTCGGAATACACCACGGAGATCATGAACCCTCCAGACTACACCAAGCTGACTATGGACCTCGGCAGCACCGAGATCACAGCCACAGCCACCACGTCTCTGCCCAGCTTCAGTACCTTCATGGAGGGCTACTCGAGCAGCTACGAACTCAAGCCCTCCTGCCTGTACCAAATGCAGCCCTCCGGGCCACGGCCCTTGATCAAGATGGAGGAGGGGCGCGCGCACggctaccaccaccatcatcaccaccaccaccaccaccaccaccaccaccagcagcagcagcagcagcagcagcagcagcagcagccagccaTCCCTACCCGCTCCGGCCCGGAGGATGAGGTGCTGCCCAGCACCTCCATGTACTTCAAGCAGTCCCCGCCGTCCACCCCCACCACGCCAGGCTTCCCTCCGCAGGCGGGGGCGCTGTGGGACGACGCGCTACCCTCGGCGCCCGGCTGCATTGCGCCCGGCCCGCTGCTGGACCCGCCGATGAAGGCGGTGCCCACGGTGGCCGGCACGCGATTCCCGGTCTTCCACTTCAAGCCCTCGCCGCCGCACCCGCCCGCGCCTAGCCCGGCCGGCGGCCACCACCTCGGCTACGACCCGACGGCCGCCGCCGCTCTCAGCCTGCCGCTGGGAGCCGCCGCCGCGGCGGGCAGCCAGGCTGCTGCGCTTGAGGGCCACCCATACGGGCTGCCGCTGGCCAAGAGGGCAGCGGCGCTGGCCTTCCCGCCGCTCGGCCTCACGGCCTCCCCTACCGCGTCCAGCCTGCTGGGCGAGAGCCCCAGCTTGCCGTCGCCGCCCAACAGGAGCTCATCGTCCGGCGAGGGCACGTGCGCGGTGTGTGGGGACAACGCCGCCTGCCAACACTATGGTGTGCGCACCTGCGAGGGCTGCAAGGGCTTCTTCAAG AGAACGGtgcagaaaaatgcaaaatatgtttGCCTGGCAAATAAAAACTGCCCAGTAGACAAGAGACGTAGAAACCGTTGTCAGTACTGTCGATTTCAGAAGTGTCTCAGTGTCGGAATGGTTAAAGAAG TTGTCCGTACAGACAGTCTGAAAGGGAGGAGAGGTCGTCTGCCTTCCAAACCAAAGAGCCCATTACAACAGGAACCTTCTCAGCcctctccaccttctcctccGATTTGTATGATGAATGCCCTTGTACGAGCTTTAACAGACTCAACACCCAGAGATCTTGATTATTCCAGA TACTGTCCCACTGACCAGGCCACTACAGGCACAGATGCTGAGCATGTGCAACAATTCTACAACCTTCTGACAGACTCCGTTGACGTATCCAGAAGCTGGGCAGAAAAGATTCCAGGATTCACTGATCTCCCCAAAGAAGATCAGGCATTACTTATAGAATCAGCCTTTTTGGAGCTGTTTGTCCTCAGACTTTCCATCAg GTCAAACACTGCTGAAGATAAATTTGTGTTCTGCAATGGACTTGTCCTGCATCGACTTCAGTGCCTTCGTGGATTTGGGGAGTGGCTCGACTCTATTAAAGACTTTTCCTTAAATTTGCAGAGCCTGAACCTTGATATCCAAGCCTTAGCCTGCCTGTCAGCACTGAGCATGATCACAG AACGACATGGGTTAAAAGAACCAAAGAAAGTGGAGGAGCTATGCAACAAGATCACAAGCAGCTTAAAAGACCACCAGAATAAGGGACAGGCTCTGGAGCCCACTGAGCCCAAGGTCCTGGGTGCCCTGGTAGAACTGAAGAAGATCTCCACCCTGGGCCTCCAGCGCATCTTCTACCTGAAGCTGGAAGACTTGGTGCCTCCACCTATGATCATTGAAAAGCTCTTCCAAGACACCCTTCCCTTCTAA